The genomic interval CGACCGCCGTGGCCATCGGGACCTGGATGCCCAGGACGTTGCGCGTGGTGTGCGCCGCGCCGCCGCCGAAGCCGACGAGGACGCCCGCCGCGCCGGTGCGCATCAGGTGCAGGGCCGCCGTGTACGTGGCGCAGCCGCCGACGATCACCGGGACGTCCAGCTCGTAGATGAACTGCTTCAGGTTCAGCGGCTCGTGCGAGCCCGACACGTGCTCCGCCGAGACCGTCGTACCGCGGATGACGAAGATGTCCACGCCCGCGTCGACCACGGCCTTGGAGAACTGGGCCGTGCGCTGCGGGGAGAGCGCGGCGGCGGTGACCACGCCCGAGTCGCGCACCTCCTTGATGCGCTGCCCGATCAGCTCCTCCTTGATGGGAGCGGCGTAGATCTCCTGGAGGCGGCGGGTCGCGGTGTCCACGTCCAACCCGGTGATCTCGTCGAGGAGCGGCTGCGGGTCCTCGTAGCGCGTCCAGAGGCCTTCGAGGTTCAGCACGCCGAGGCCGCCGAGCTCGCCGATGCGGATCGCGGTGGCCGGGGAGACGACCGAGTCCATGGGGGCGGCCAGGAAGGGCAGTTCGAAGCGGTAGGCGTCGATCTGCCAGGCGATCGAGACCTCCTTCGGGTCCCGCGTACGGCGGCTGGGGACGACGGCGATGTCGTCGAAGGCGTACGCCCGGCGGCCGCGCTTGCCGCGCCCGATCTCGATCTCAGTCACGTGTGTGGCCTTTCCTTCTTGCGTCTCAGCGTCTTCCAGTATCGCCGACGGGTACGACAAGGGCGGCCCCGGTGTGTCCGGAGCCGCCCTTGAGGAAGCCTGCCGACTACTTGCTGCGGCTGTAGTTCGGTGCCTCGACCGTCATCTGGATGTCGTGCGGGTGGCTCTCCTTGAGGCCCGCCGAGGTGATCCGGACGAAGCGGCCCTTGGTCTCCATCTCCTCGATGGTGGCCGCGCCCACGTAGCCCATGGTCTGGCGCAGACCGCCGACGAGCTGGTGCAGCACGTTGGCCAGCGGGCCGCGGTAGGGCACCTGGCCCTCGATGCCCTCGGGCACGAGCTTGTCGTCGGAGGCGACCTCGGCCTGGAAGTAGCGGTCCTTCGAGTACGACCGGCCCTGGCCGCGGGACTGCATCGCGCCGAGCGAGCCCATGCCGCGGTACGACTTGAACTGCTTGCCGTTGATGAACTGGAGCTCGCCCGGGGACTCCTCGCAGCCCGCGAGCAGGCTGCCGAGCATCACCGTGTCGGCGCCGGCGGCGAGCGCCTTGCCGATGTCGCCGGAGTACTGGAGGCCGCCGTCGCCGATGAGCGGGACGCCGGCCGCGCGGGCGGCGAGGGAGGCTTCGTAGATCGCGGTGACCTGCGGGACGCCGATGCCGGCGACGACGCGGGTCGTACAGATCGAGCCGGGGCCCACGCCGACCTTGATGCCGTCGACACCGGCGTCGACCAGGGCCTGGGCGCCGTCGCGGGTGGCGACGTTGCCGCCGATCACGTCGACGCCGACGCTCGACTTGATCTTCGCCATCCAGTTGAGGGCGTTGCTGTTGTGGCCGTGCGAGGTGTCGACGACCAGGAAGTCCACGCCGGCCTCGGCGAGGGCCTGGGCGCGCTCAAGGGCCTCGGGGCTGGCGCCGACGGCGGCGCCGACGATGAGGCGGCCCTCGGCGTCCTTGGCGGCGTTCGGGTACTGCTCGGCCTTGACGAAGTCCTTGACCGTGATGAGGCCCTTGAGGATGCCGGCCTCGTCGACGAGGGGCAGCTTCTCGATCTTGTGGCGGCGCAGCAGCTGCATGGCGTCGGCGCCGGTGATGCCGACCTTGCCGGTGACCAGGGGCATCGGGGTCATGACCTCGCGCACCTGACGGGAGCGGTCGGTCTCGAAGGCCATGTCGCGGTTGGTGACGATGCCCAGCAGCTTGCCGTTGCCGTCGGTCACCGGGACGCCGCTGATGCGGAACTTGGCACACAGCGCGTCGGCCTCGCCGAGCGTGGCGTCCGGGTGCACGGTGATCGGGTCGGTGACCATGCCGGACTCGGAACGCTTCACGAGGTCGACCTGGTTGACCTGGTCCTCGACCGAGAGGTTGCGGTGCAGGACACCGACACCGCCCTGGCGGGCCATCGCGATCGCCATCCGGGACTCGGTCACCTTGTCCATCGCCGCGGAGAGGAGCGGGATGTTGACCCGGACGTTGCGCGAGATGCGGGACGAGGTGTCGACCGCGTTCGGGAGCACGTCGGACGCGCCCGGCAGCAGCAGCACGTCGTCGTAGGTCAGCCCTAGTGTCGCGAATTTGGCGGGCACTCCGTCGACGTTGGCAGTCATGACACCTTCCCCAAATGGCCTTGATCGGTGCGGATGTCCATGCTAACGGGAAGCGCGGTCACCTCATTCCACGATTCCACGGCTACGGCCCGCTCCGGGCTTCGTATGTTCGTACGTACGCCGTCGCCCGGCTGTTCACGGAAGGCGTCGCGGCGCAGGGCTCCGCCGTCGAGGGCAGTGCCCGTACGGGAGTTACTGCTCGGCCAGGGCCCGCAGCCGGCTCAGCGCGCGGTGCTGGGCGACCCGGACCGCGCCGGGTGACATTCCCAACATCTGGCCGGTCTCCTCGGCGGTGAGGCCGACGGCGATGCGCAGCAGGAGCAGTTCGCGCTGGTTGTCCGGGAGGTTGGCCAGGAGTTTCTTGGCCCATTCGGCGTCGCTGCTGAGCAAGGCGCGCTCTTCGGGGCCGAGGGAGTCGTCCGGGCGCTCCGGCATCTCGTCGGAGGGGACGGCCGTGGAGCCGGGGTGGCGCATCGCGGCGCGCTGGAGGTCGGCGACCTTGTGGGCGGCGATGGCGAAGACGAAGGCTTCGAAGGGACGGCCGGTGTCCTTGTAGCGGGGCAGTGCGAGGAGGACGGCGACGCAGACCTCCTGGGCGAGGTCCTCCACGAAGTGCCGCGCGTCGCCCGGGAGTCGGGACAGCCGGGTGCGGCAGTAGCGCAGGGCCAGTGGGTGGACGTGGGCGAGCAGATCGTGGGTCGCCTGCTCGTCTCCGTCGACCGCGCGAAGGACGAGTCCACCAATCGCCCCTGGGGCTCTGGCCGCCTCGTCGTCACGCATCGGTCCATGGTGCCTTGCGGCCGAAGGGTCCGTGGCACCGCGTCCGTTGTTGTGCACCGAAGCGTTATGAGCAGGTGCGCCGGAAGTCATCTCCTGCGCCCTCCCCTCCCGCTCGACCGACTCGTCCCCGAGGAACTCCACACCTCAAGGATGCGGCATCCGCGGCGAAACGAGCAGCGGGTGCCCGGCGGGCCCCTTCGCCGTCCCCGCCCACCCGGTGGCGGGCGGGGATTCTCGTATCCCCGCTACGACCCACTGACCTGGTCCTAACGGACCAGACCCCACCGGAAACCGAGCGCCACGGCGTGTGCCCGGTCGGAGGCGCCGAGTTTCTTGAAGAGGCGCCGTGCGTGTGTTTTGACGGTGTCCTCGGAGAGGAACAGCTCACGGCCGATCTCCGCGTTGGAGCGGCCGTGGCTCATCCCTTCGAGGACCTGGATCTCGCGCGCGGTGAGCGTCGGTGCGGCGCCCATCTCGGCGGACCGCAGCCGGCGCGGGGCCAGTCGCCAGGTCGGGTCGGCGAGGGCCTGGGTGACCGTGGCCCGCAGTTCGGCGCGCGAGGCGTCCTTGTGCAGATAGCCGCGGGCGCCGGCCGCGACCGCGAGGGCCACGCCGTCCAGGTCTTCGGCGACGGTGAGCATGATGATGCGTGCGCCCGGGTCGGCGGACAGCAGTCGCCGCACGGTCTCGACACCGCCGAGTCCGGGCATGCGTACGTCCATCAGGATGAGGTCCGAGCGGTCGGCACCCCAGCGGCGGAGGACTTCCTCGCCGTTGGCCGCCGTCGTCACGCGCTCGACACCGGGCACGGTCGCGACCGCGCGGCGGAGCGCCTCTCGGGCAAGCGGGGAGTCGTCACAGACGAGGACGGATGTCATGGCCGCCCTCCGCAACTGATGCGCGTCACCTTGAGCCTCCAGGCTGGTACGAAATCGTCACCTGTGCGGTCGACCGTCTCGGACGCCTGCCCGAGCACTTGTGTTTTCAACCGCCTCGCACTCTCAACGACGGTCACTCGAAAGAGTTACGGGGCCGTGTGCCATCTTCGGCACTCTACGTGAGGGTGCGGACACGGTGGAGAGGTGCGCGGCCGACCCACAAGCTTTCACCACAACCGGTGCCCCATTCAGCCCTATTTCTTCCCTTTTGCTGGTGTCTGAGGCTAGATTCGCAATGAGTCATATTTTCATCTCCTTAGATCGTAGTTGTACGGTCGTGGACACCGTATCCGCCCATAACGGCTACAAGGGGTCACGCAATGGCAGATTTCTCCCGCCTTCCCGGACCGAACGCGGACCTGTGGGACTGGCAGCTCCTGGCTGCCTGCCGAGGGGTCGACAGCTCGCTCTTCTTTCATCCCGAGGGCGAGCGCGGTGCGGCACGAAGCGCTCGTGAGAACTCGGCCAAAGAGGTCTGCATGAGGTGCCCGGTCCGCGCACAGTGCGCGGCGCACGCGCTGGCGGTGCGCGAGCCGTACGGCGTCTGGGGCGGCCTGACCGAGGACGAGCGCGAAGAGCTCATGGGGCGTGCCCGCAACCGGCTGGTGTCGGCTTCGGCCGCCGGGGACATGGCTTCGAACAACTGAAGGAACGTTTCTCCAACTAGCCCTCCACCAGGGCCCACTCAGCCCTCCACCAGAGGGCACGCTCAGCTCTCCACCAGGGGTACGCGCACGCGTGCCCCGCTATTTTTCGCGGGCCCGTTTGTCGCGGGCCGCGCGCGCCAGCTGGTCGAGGGTCGCCGCCACCGCCGGCACCCGCGCCAGGTCGGGCAGGGTCAGCGCGACGATCTCCCGCCGCACCGCCGGTTCCAGCGTCACCGTCCGCGCGCCCCGGGGCCGTACGGACTCGATGGCGAGCTGGGGCAGGACGGCGACGCCCAGCCCCGCGCTCACCAGGCCGACGACCGCCGGATAGTCGTCGGTCGCGAAGTCGATGCGCGGGGTGAAGCCGGCGGCCTCGCACACCTCGACCAACTGGCCCCGGCAGCGCGGGCAGCCGGCGATCCAGGGGTCGTCGGCGAGTTCGCCGATGGCGAGCGACCGCACACGCGCGTGCCGGTGTTTCTCCGGGACCAGGGCGACCAGGCGGTCGCTGAGCAGGGGTCGTACGACCAGGTCGGACCAGTCCTCCGCGCCCGTCGCCGCCTCGTAGCGGAAGGCGAGGGCGATGTCGCAGTCGCCCTCCCGGAGGAGGTCGACGGAGTTCGGCGGCTCGGCCTCCTCCAGGGAGACGCGAGTGCCGGGGTGCGCGGCGCGCAGGGCGGCCAGTGCGGTCGGGACGAGCGTCGAGCTGCCGCTGGGGAAGGAGACCAGGCGGACCCGGCCGGCGCGCAGGCCCGCGATCGCGGCGACCTCCTCCTCGGCCGCCGTCAGACCGGCGAGGATGCCCGCGCCGTGCCGGACGAGAGCCTCGCCCGCCTGGGTCAGCCGCATCTCGCGGCCGGTGCGGATCAGCAGCGGAGTGCCGACCGAGGTCTCCAGGGCCTTCATCTGCTGGCTGACGGCCGGCTGGGTGCAGCCCAGTTCACGCCCGGCCGCCGAGAAGGAGCCGGTGGCGGCGACGGCGCGCAGCACGCGGAGATGTCGGGCCTCGATCACGCCCCGAGCATAAGTGCTTCTTGGGTACGGCGGCGAATAATGCGCCGCACCTTTGGGGTGCTCTCGTCTACCGTGCCGTCATGAAGCTTCTCTCGCTGAATCTGGGCCGGGCCGCGGCCGTGCCGTACACGGACCAGCCCGAGGGCGTGACCGGCATCGACAAGCGGCCGACCGACGCGCCGGTGCGGGTGAGCGCGCCCGGGCCCAAGGGCGTCGCCGGGAGCGGGCTCGCCGGGGACGCGGTGTGTCACCGGCGCCACCACGGGGGCGACGACCAGGCGGTGTACGCGGTCGCGCGCGAGGATCTCGACGACTGGGAGCGGGAGTTGGGGCGCCCGCTGGCCAGCGGTTCCTTCGGGGAGAACCTGACGACACTGGGGCTCGACGTGTCCGGGGCGCGGATCGGTGAGCGCTGGCGGATCGGTCCCGAGGTGGTCCTTGAGGTCACCTGCGGGCGGATCCCGTGCCGTACCTTCCAGGACCATCTGGGCGAACGCGGGTGGGTGAAACGGTTCACCGTGAAGGGTGCGCCGGGGGCCTATCTGCGGGTGATCGAACCCGGTGAGATCCGGGCGGGGGACGCGATCGAGATCGTGCGCCGGCCCGACCACGACGTGACGGTGGCCCTGCAGTTCCGGGCCGTGACGACCGAGCGGGAGCTGCTGCCGCGGCTGCTTCCCGCGGGCGAGGCGCTGCATCCGGAATCCCTCGCGCAGGCCCGGAAATATGTCGCGGAACACCCGGGCTGACCTGGTGCCGCGACCCGTTCGACACGGCGTTCGACACGTGTTCGTCACGGATCTGGAGGGGCTGTGCAGAGATCGGACCGGCTTGCTCCGGGTCACTAATCTTGCGCCATGACAACGGCATTGATTACGGGATCGACCGCGGGGATCGGTGCCGCGTTCGCGCGGCGGCTCGCGGCGGACGGGCACAACCTCGTGCTGGTGGCGCGGAACACCGAGCGGCTCGGGGAGCAGGCGACCGAACTGCACGACCGGCACGGCATCGAGGCGGAGGTGCTCACCGCCGACCTGGCCACGGACAAGGGCATCGACACGGTGGCCGCCCGCCTCGCCGACCGCAAGAACCCCGTCGACCTGCTGGTCAACAACGCGGGCTTCGGCAACAAGGGCCGCTACCTCGACGTATCGATGGCCGACGAGCTGAAGATGCTCAAGGTGCACTGCGAGGCGGTGCTGCGGCTGACCAGCGCGGCGACCGAGGCGATGCGGGAGCGCGGGCGCGGCGGGGTCGTCAACGTGGCGTCGGTCGCCGCCTTCGTACCGCGCGGGACGTACGGCGCCTCGAAGGCGTGGGTCGTGCAGTTCACGCAGGGCGCGGCCAAGGACCTGGCCGGCAGTGGCGTACGGCTGATGGCGCTGGCGCCCGGGTTCGTGCGGACCGAGTTCCACGAGCGGGCCGGGATGGGCACGGACAACATCCCGAACTGGATGTGGCTGGACGCGGACAAGTTGGTCGCGGCGGCGCTCTCGGATCTGGCACGCGGCAAGACGCTGTCGATCCCGGACCCGCGCTACAAGGCGCTGATGGGCCTGGTGAAGATCACTCCGCAGGCGGTGCTGGGCGGGGTCACCTCGAAGACCGGGCGGAAGTACGGGCCGCAGTGACGGCGGCCGCCTCGGTGGGGGCGGGCCCGGTGACGAAGGTTCCGGTGGAACGCGAAGGCCCGGCTCCCCCTGAGGGGGCGCCGGGCCTTCGACGTACACGTCCTACGGGTTCACCGACTCGCGTCAGTGGGAGTGGCCGTGGCTGTGACCAGCGCCGGCCGGCTCCTCTTCTTCCTTCTTCTCGACGACCAGGGTCTCGGTCGTGAGGAGCAGGGAGGCGATGGAGGCGGCGTTCTCCAGGGCGGAGCGGGTGACCTTGACCGGGTCGATGACGCCGGCCTTGACCAGGTCGCCGTACTCGCCGGTCGCGGCGTTGAAGCCCTGGCCGGGCTCCAGGTCGGCGACCTTGGCGGTGATGACGTAGCCCTCAAGGCCCGCGTTCTCGGCGATCCAGCGCAGCGGCTCGACGACCGCGCGGCGGACGACCGCGACACCGGTGGCCTCGTCGCCGGTCTTGTCGAGGTTGCCCTCAAGGACCTTGGCGGCGTGCACCAGGGCGGAGCCACCACCGGAGACGATGCCCTCCTCGACCGCGGCGCGGGTCGCGGAGATGGCGTCCTCCAGACGGTGCTTCTTCTCCTTGAGCTCCACCTCGGTGGCGGCGCCGACCTTGATCACGCACACGCCGCCGGCCAGCTTCGCGAGGCGCTCCTGGAGCTTCTCGCGGTCCCAGTCGGAGTCCGTGTTCTCGATCTCGGCCTTGATCTGGTTGACGCGGCCCGCGACCTCGGAGGAGTCGCCGGCACCGTCGACGACGGTCGTGTCGTCCTTGGTGACCGTCACGCGGCGGGCGGAGCCCAGCACGTCCAGGCCGACCTGGTCGAGCTTGAGGCCGACCTCCTCGGCGATGACCTGACCGCCGGTGAGGGTGGCGAGGTCGCCGAGCATCGCCTTGCGGCGGTCGCCGAAGCCGGGGGCCTTGACCGCGACCGCGTTGAACGTGCCGCGGATCTTGTTCACGACCAGGGTCGACAGGGCCTCGCCCTCGACGTCCTCGGCGATGATCAGCAGCGGCTTGGAGGCGTTGGCCTGGATGACCTTCTCCAGCAGCGGCAGCAGGTCCTGGATGGAGCTGATCTTGCCCTGGTGGATCAGGATGTACGGGTCTTCGAGGACCGCTTCCATGCGCTCCTGGTCCGTCACGAAGTACGGCGACAGGTAGCCCTTGTCGAAGGCCATGCCCTCGGTGAAGTCCAGCTCCAGACCGAAGGTGTTGGACTCCTCGACGGTGATGACACCGTCCTTGCCGACCTTGTCCATCGCCTCGGCGATGAGCTCGCCGACCTGGCTGTCCTGCGCGGACAGACCGGCCACGGCGGCGATGTCGGCCTTGTCCTCGATCGGCCGCGCGGTGGCGAGCAGCTCGTCGGAGACGGCCTTGACGGCGGCGTCGATGCCCTTCTTCAGGGCGGCCGGGGAGGCACCCGCGGCGACGTTGCGCAGGCCCTCGCGGACGAGCGCCTGGGCGAGCACGGTGGCGGTGGTGGTGCCGTCACCCGCGATGTCGTTGGTCTTGGTCGCCACCTCCTTCACCAGCTGGGCACCGAGGTTCTCGTACGGGTCGTCGAGCTCGACCTCGCGGGCGATGGTGACGCCGTCGTTGGTGATGGTGGGAGCGCCGAACTTCTTGTCGATGACGACGTTGCGGCCCTTGGGGCCGATCGTCACCTTGACCGTGTCGGCAAGCTTGTTGACGCCGCGCTCGAGGGCGCGACGGGCGTCCTCGTCGAACTTCAGGATCTTCGCCATGGGAGCGGTTCAGCCCTCTCGGAAAACGTGGGTGAAACGAACCGCGCCCCTGACGCCCGGCTTCATAAGGTCGCGGGGGCCAGGGGCGCAGCTCACTGCAAAACTGGGTGTAGCTCGGTACATCCGGGTGGTACCGGCGGTACCGGGTGAGCTACTTCTCGATGACCGCGAGCACGTCGCGGGCCGAGAGGACGAGGTATTCCTCACCCTGGTACTTCACTTCGGTGCCGCCGTACTTGCTGTACAGCACGATGTCACCGGTCTGGACGTCGAGCGGCAGGCGCTCGCCGTTCTCGAAGCGACCCGGGCCAACGGCGAGGACGACGCCCTCCTGGGGCTTCTCCTTCGCGGTGTCCGGAATGACCAGGCCAGAGGCCGTGGTCTGCTCGGCTTCGAGCGCCTGGACCACAATGCGGTCCTCAAGCGGCTTGATGGCAACCTTGGAGCTGGCGGTCGTCACGATCCGACCTCCCCCTTCGGAGATCTCACGGGGTTAACTGTCTGAGGTGGCGACCAGGTCGATCCGTCGTCGCGGGTGCCGGACCTGCCCGTCGCTATTGGCACTCTCCAGGGGGGAGTGCCAGGTCTGAGACTATGACCGCGATTAGCACTCGGTCAAGCGGAGTGCCAATGCCCGCGGCGCTTGAGCGGAATTTCTCCGTCACCCTGAGCTGTCTGGCGGGCCTGTGCTGGTGTCGCCGTCTTGGGGGCTGTGCCCCCAAACCCCCCTGTCGGCCTTCGGCCTCGTCCTCAAACGCCGGACGGGCTGGATTGGCCGGATTGGCCGGCCCTCGCTCCATCTGCTCAGAGGTAGTCCTCCAGGCGCCCCACCGTCAGACCCCGCTCCTGGATGCCCCGGAGGAGGCGGGCCGTCGTGCCGGTCGGGGTGATCCGGACGATGTCTCCAGGGGTGAGCCGGTGGTCGCCCCGGGCGTAGGTCAGGGTGCCGGTCGTCGTGGAGGCCCGCCAGAGGACCAGGGCGGAGATGCCGCAGTCGGCCGCGGCGCGGCGGGTCGTCGTGTCGTACGTGCCCTCGGGGGGCCGGAGCAGGCGGGAGCCGGGGTGGGGGCGGTGGCCGCAGATCTCGGTGCGCTGGGTGGCGTAGGGCAGGCCGGTGAAGCGGGCGGGCTTCGGGGGTGTGCGGAACTCCGTGACCGGGAGGCGCAGTTCGCGGACCAGGTCGGTGAAGCTCGGGTCCCGGCGGGCGCTCGCGGCGTGGTCGTAGGTCAGGAAGACGACCTTGTCACGGGTGCGGACGTGGTCCACGACCGGTGGGAGGCCCGGGCCCGCCGAGCGGGCGGCGGGGTGGGGGGACGGTTTGGGGGCGGGGGCCAGGGGGGCCGTCAAACCCCAGTGGCGGTACGGCTGTTCGCGGGACGGGCCGTGCGGGTGGACGCGTTGGGCGGCCTTCTTGCCGAGCCGTTCGATGGGGTCGACGGACTGGGCGCAACCGGTGAGGAACAGCAGAGCGGCCGCCGACGCGACGGCCACCGGTACCCGCAGACGGCCCGCCCGCCTCACAGGTAGTCCTCCAGGCGGGCCACCGCGTAGCCCTCGGCCGTGACCTTGCCCAGGAAGCGGCGCATGTCGTCGACCATCGTGCCCTTCCAGTCCTCGCGGCCCCGGAAGTGCGTCAGGACGATGTCGCCGGGGTGCAGGGACCGGTCGTCCTCGCGGTACTCCCAGTGGTCGACGAACACCTCCTCGTCCCAGATCGGGGCGTACTTGATGCCGCAGGACTTCGCGGCGACGAGGGTGTCGTGGTTGTAGTTCCCGTACGGCGGCCGGAAGACCGTCGGGGCCTTGCCGAACTGCTTCTTCATGATGTCCTGCATGCCGCAGATCTCGCGCTTCTGCTCGGCGTAGGACAGGCCCGGCAGGTACGGGTGCGTGAGGGTGTGGTTGTTGATCGTGTGGCCCTGGGCCTGCATCTTCCGGAAGTAGCCGTAGTCGTCCTTCACCAGGTAGTTGCTGAGGAAGGCCGTGTACGGGATCTTCAGGTCGCTCATCATCCGCAGGAACGCGGGGTCCTTGTTCTCGCCGTCGTCGATGGTGAGGAAGACGATCTTCTGCTTGGTCGGGATCGTGGTGAACACCGGCGGGAGGTTCAACTCCTCCTGGTCGTCCACCTCGAAGCCCTTGCGCGCGGTGATCTCCGGCTTGTGCGCCGGGGCCGGCGGGGCCGTGAGCGGCACCTTCGCCAGCCCCCAGCGCTTGGCCGCGGCAACCCGCGCGGCGTACGCGGCGCGCAACTTGGTCGCGTAGGAGTCCAGCGCGCGCGCCGGGGGCGCGTGCAGCGGCTGCGCGCCCTGCGCCGGGTGGACGGCCGCGCCCGAGCCGGGCTGGCCGCAGCCGGAGACGAGAGCGGCGAGCGCGAGGGCGGCGAGCGCGCCACGGGCGCCTCCCGTCATCCGACCCCGGTCGCCCCGGGTTTCCCGATCTCCTCGGTCCCCGCGCGCCCGATTGATGTCATTTTGTACGACTACTCGCATGGGGTCGGATCTTTTCAGGACCCGGCCCCGATCCCGCGGCGACACCGCCAACACACCGCCACCGGAGGCACACCGTCCACCGACTGGCCCACAATGTCCCGGTGAACGACCCCGTACTCGCCTTCGCCGCCCTGCTCACCCCCGAGGGCCGCGCCCTCCTCGACGAGGTCCGCGGCACCGACCCGGCCAAGGAACTCGCCGTCGCCACCCGGCTGCGCCGCGACCACCCCGCCGACCTCGTCTCGGCGGCCCTCGGCCAGGCCCGGCTGCGCCAACGCGCGGCAGCGGCGAAGTTCACGCCCGAGGACGCCGACCGGATGTTCTTCACCCCGAACGGCTTCGAACAGTCCACCCGGACCAGCGTCGCCACCTACCGCGCCACCCGCCTCCTGGACCTCGGCGTGACCTCCGTCGCCGACCTCTGCTGCGGAATCGGCGGCGACGCGATCGCACTGGCACGGGCGGGGGTACGGGTCCTGGCCGTGGACCGCGATCCGCTGACGGTGGCCGTGGCGCGGGCCAACGCGGAGGCCCTGGGGCTGGCCGACCTGATCGAGGTGCGCGAGGCGGATGTCACCGACGTCGACACGTCCGCGTACGACGCCGTGTTCGTCGACCCCGCACGGCGGGGCGGCCGCGGCCGCATCTTCGATCCCGAGGCGTACTCGCCGCCGTTGTCCTGGGCCATCGGCGCGGCTACGACGGCCCCCCTCGCCGCGCTGAAGATCGCCCCCGGCGTGCCGCACGAGGCGATCCCGGCGGCGGCCGAGGCGGAGTGGATCTCGGACGGGGGTGACGTGAAGGAGGCTGTGCTGTGGTTCGGGGCGGGAGCGCGGCCGGGGGCGGTACGGGCAACTCTCCTGCCCGGTCCGCGAGTTCTGCACGGACGCGGGCTGCCCGACCCTGAAGTCCGTTCCGTGGGGCGGTACTTGTACGAGCCCGACGGCGCCGTCATCCGCGCCCACCTCGTCGCCGAGGTCGCGGAGGAGGTCGAGGGCGGGCTCGTCGACGAGACCATCGCGTATGTGACAGCGGATGAGCTACGGCCGACCGCGTATGCCTCCGCCTACGAGATCACCGATCAACTCCCCTTCGGTGTCAAGAAGTTGAAGGCCTTGCTGCGGGAGCGCGAGGTGGGCGTCCTCACCGTGAAGAAGCGGGGGTCGGCCGTCGAACCGGAGGAGCTGCGGCGGAAGGTGAAGCCTCAGGGGCCCAACTCCGTGACCGTGTTCCTCACTCGGGTGGCGGGGGCGCCGGCGATGTTGATCGGGCGCCCCGTCTAGGACGCCTCCGCCGCCCGGCGCAGCAGGAGTTGGCGTTCGCGTTCGTTGCGCGCCAGCGAAGCCGCTCGTGTGAACTCCGCCTTCGCCTCCGTCGTACGGCCGAGGCGGAGGAGCAGGTCGCCACGGACACTGGGCAGCAAGTGGTAGTCGCGCAGGGCGGGTTCGGAGGCGAGGGTGTCGACGATCTCCAACGCCGGAGCCGGGCCCTCGGCCATCGAGACAGCCACCGCGCGGTTCAACTCGACCACCGGCGAAGGGGATCGGGCGGCGAGGAGGGCGTACAGGGTCGCGATCGTCGGCCAGTCGGTCTCGTCGTAGGTGTACGCGTGGGCGTGGCAGGCGGCGATGGCGGCCTGGAGGGCGTAGGGGCCGGGGGCTCCCGTGGAGACGGCGTCCGCGCGGCCGAGGGCGGTGATGCCGCGGGCGATGAGGAGGCGGTTCCAGCGGCGGCGGTTCTGGTCCTTGAGGAGGACGGGGTCGCCGTTCGGGGCGGTGCGGGCGGCCGCGCGGGAGGCCTGGAACTCCAACAGGGAGGCCAGGGCGTGCACTTCGGGTTCCTTCGGCATCAGGCCGGCGAGGAGGCGGGCCAGGCGGAGCGCGTCCTCGCAGAGGCTGGGGCGGAGCCAGTCGTCGCCCGCCGTCGCCGCGTAACCCTCGTTGAAGATCAGGTAGATGACGTCCAGGACCGAGCCCAGGCGGGCCTCTCGGTCGGGGCCGTAGGGGACCTCGAAGGCGACGTTCTTGGTGGCCAGGGTGCGTTTGGCGCGGACGATGCGCTGGGCGATCGTCGGCTCGGGGGCGAGGAAGGCGCGGGCGATCTCGGGGGTGGTCAGGCCGCCGAGGAGGCGCAGGGTGAGGGCGGTGCGGGCCTCCGGGGACAGGACCGGGTGGCAGGTGGTGAAGACCAGGCGCAGGAGGTCGTCGTCGATGTCGTCGGGGGCCGCGGGTTCCTCGGGCGGGGCCGTCGTCTCCAGGGTGCGGCCGATCTCCTGGAGCTTGCGGGCGTA from Streptomyces sp. NBC_01288 carries:
- a CDS encoding GuaB3 family IMP dehydrogenase-related protein, which gives rise to MTEIEIGRGKRGRRAYAFDDIAVVPSRRTRDPKEVSIAWQIDAYRFELPFLAAPMDSVVSPATAIRIGELGGLGVLNLEGLWTRYEDPQPLLDEITGLDVDTATRRLQEIYAAPIKEELIGQRIKEVRDSGVVTAAALSPQRTAQFSKAVVDAGVDIFVIRGTTVSAEHVSGSHEPLNLKQFIYELDVPVIVGGCATYTAALHLMRTGAAGVLVGFGGGAAHTTRNVLGIQVPMATAVADVAAARRDYMDESGGRYVHVIADGGVGWSGDLPKAIACGADAVMMGSPLARATDAPGKGHHWGMEAVNEELPRGKKVDLGTVGTIEEILAGPSHIPDGSMNIFGALRRAMATTGYSELKEFQRVEVTVADSQHKR
- a CDS encoding LysR family transcriptional regulator; its protein translation is MIEARHLRVLRAVAATGSFSAAGRELGCTQPAVSQQMKALETSVGTPLLIRTGREMRLTQAGEALVRHGAGILAGLTAAEEEVAAIAGLRAGRVRLVSFPSGSSTLVPTALAALRAAHPGTRVSLEEAEPPNSVDLLREGDCDIALAFRYEAATGAEDWSDLVVRPLLSDRLVALVPEKHRHARVRSLAIGELADDPWIAGCPRCRGQLVEVCEAAGFTPRIDFATDDYPAVVGLVSAGLGVAVLPQLAIESVRPRGARTVTLEPAVRREIVALTLPDLARVPAVAATLDQLARAARDKRAREK
- a CDS encoding WhiB family transcriptional regulator, producing MADFSRLPGPNADLWDWQLLAACRGVDSSLFFHPEGERGAARSARENSAKEVCMRCPVRAQCAAHALAVREPYGVWGGLTEDEREELMGRARNRLVSASAAGDMASNN
- a CDS encoding sigma-70 family RNA polymerase sigma factor, whose translation is MRDDEAARAPGAIGGLVLRAVDGDEQATHDLLAHVHPLALRYCRTRLSRLPGDARHFVEDLAQEVCVAVLLALPRYKDTGRPFEAFVFAIAAHKVADLQRAAMRHPGSTAVPSDEMPERPDDSLGPEERALLSSDAEWAKKLLANLPDNQRELLLLRIAVGLTAEETGQMLGMSPGAVRVAQHRALSRLRALAEQ
- a CDS encoding response regulator transcription factor, whose amino-acid sequence is MTSVLVCDDSPLAREALRRAVATVPGVERVTTAANGEEVLRRWGADRSDLILMDVRMPGLGGVETVRRLLSADPGARIIMLTVAEDLDGVALAVAAGARGYLHKDASRAELRATVTQALADPTWRLAPRRLRSAEMGAAPTLTAREIQVLEGMSHGRSNAEIGRELFLSEDTVKTHARRLFKKLGASDRAHAVALGFRWGLVR
- the guaB gene encoding IMP dehydrogenase; translation: MTANVDGVPAKFATLGLTYDDVLLLPGASDVLPNAVDTSSRISRNVRVNIPLLSAAMDKVTESRMAIAMARQGGVGVLHRNLSVEDQVNQVDLVKRSESGMVTDPITVHPDATLGEADALCAKFRISGVPVTDGNGKLLGIVTNRDMAFETDRSRQVREVMTPMPLVTGKVGITGADAMQLLRRHKIEKLPLVDEAGILKGLITVKDFVKAEQYPNAAKDAEGRLIVGAAVGASPEALERAQALAEAGVDFLVVDTSHGHNSNALNWMAKIKSSVGVDVIGGNVATRDGAQALVDAGVDGIKVGVGPGSICTTRVVAGIGVPQVTAIYEASLAARAAGVPLIGDGGLQYSGDIGKALAAGADTVMLGSLLAGCEESPGELQFINGKQFKSYRGMGSLGAMQSRGQGRSYSKDRYFQAEVASDDKLVPEGIEGQVPYRGPLANVLHQLVGGLRQTMGYVGAATIEEMETKGRFVRITSAGLKESHPHDIQMTVEAPNYSRSK